GGACCAGGGGCCCGCGCGGTCCGTGCGGTCCGTGCCGCCCGCAGTGGGCGGCTCTGGCTGACGGCTGCAAAATGCCTTTTCCCGGGCCGTGCAAAAACGGCGGGACACAAGGCGTGAAAAAATCCAAACCCTCGCGCAGGCCCTGCTACGCGAGGGTTTGGATTTTTCGAGCACCACAGCGGCCCGCCATGTGGGGGCGGCCTGTCAGGGCGCACGCCAGCCCTGCGGGCCGCGCCGCGCGCCTGGCGACACCCCCGGCCCGCCCCGGGCGCGCCCGGCGTGCCCCTAGGCTGCGGAGCCGCCCGTGCGCAGGGCCTCGCGGGCCGGGGCGCCCAGGTCGCCGGAGTCGGCGGCCTCGGCGCGCGCCTGGGCCCACAGCCCGTGGTCCGCATAGTATTCCAGCACCGCGCGCAGCCGCGCGATCTCCGCCCGGGCCCCGGCCAGCTCGTGGCAGACCCCGGGCACCCACTCCAGCAGCAGCCGCCCGGCCTCCACCTCGCCCTCGGCCTCCTCGTCGATGAGCAGGGTCATCAGCGTCTCGGCGTCGGCCTGCATGGCCTCCAGCTCCGCGTCCGTCAGTCTGGGTAATTCTTCCATGTCCGCGCTCCCGGCATCCCGGCCTTGCGCCCGGCCCGCAGGCCGGGACGGTTCTAGATCCACATCCCCAGCAGCACCCCGGCCAGCACCGCCACGCCCACCACGCCGTTGAGCGTGAAGAACGTCAGGTTCACCCGGCGCATGTCGTCGGGGCGAAACAGCATGTGCTCGAAGACCAGGATGCCCGACACCAGCGCCCACACGATCCACCAGCCCCAGCCCAGCCCGGCCAGGGCCCCGGCCAGGCCCAGCAGGATGGCCGTGTTGACGTGGCACATCCACGACACGGCCAGGGCCGTGGGCAGCCCCGCGTCGGCGGGCAGCGAGTGCAGCCCCTGGGCGCGGTCGAACTCCACGTCCTGGCAGGCGTAGAGGATGTCGAAGCCCGCCACCCAGAAGGTCACGGCGAAGAACAGCAGCCAGGCCGTCACCGTGAACTGTGCCGTCACGCCCAGCCACGCCGCCACCGGCGCCAGCCCCAGGGTCGCCCCGAGCACGAAATGGCACAGCGGGGTGAAGCGCTTGGTGTAGCTGTACAGCGCCCCCAGCCCCAGGGCAACGGGCGAGAGCAGCAGGCACAGCCGGTTCAGCCCCGCGCAGGCCAGCACGAAAACCAGCGCCGCGCCCGCCGTGAACACCCAGGCCTGGCGCACGGACACCGCGCCGGTGACCAGCTCGCGGCCCTGGGTGCGCGGGTTCTGCGCGTCGAAGGGCAGGTCCGCCAAGCGGTTCACGGCCATGGCGAAGGAGCGCATGGCCACCATGGCCACGGTGATGAGCACGAAGGGCACCACGCCCGGCCAGCCGCCCGCCGCCAGGACCATGCCGCAATAGGCGAAAGGCAGGGCGAACACCGAATGCTCGATCTTGATCATCCGCAGCAGGGCCGGGACGTGCATGGCGCCTCCGTGGCGGGCGGGCGGGGCTTCTTGCCGAAACTCCCCGCCGCACAAGGGAATTAGAGTTCCGTTGGAAAAAATCTCAAAAAAATCAAGGCCCGGGACGGCGCCGCCCCGGGCCCCGCAGGCTAGCGCAGCGTCACCAGGCCCCAGTGCTTCTTGCCCTTGCGCACCAGAAGCACCTCGCCGTGCAGGAAGTCCCCCGCGCCGGGGGTGAACAGCTGGTCGGCCACGGGCTGCATGTTCACACGCACGGCCCCGGCCTCGATGTCCTTGCGGGCCGCGCCCTTGGACTTGCACAGCCCCAGGTCCACCAGGATCTGCGCCAGGGGCGGCAGCTCCGCAGCCGCATAGGCCACCTGCGGCGCCGAGCCCAGCGCCGCGCGCAGGGTCGGGGCGTCCGCCCCGGCGGGGTCGCCCGCGCCGAAGAGCACCTCCACGGCGGTCTCGATCTTGGCCAGCTCGTCCGCGCCGTGGACCATGGCCGTCATCTCGGCGGCCAGGGCCCGCTGGGCCTCGCGCAGCTGCGGGGCCTCGGCCACCCGCGCGGCCAGGGCCGCGATCTCCTCCTGGCCCTTGAACGTGAACACCTTGAGCAGCTTGACCACGTCGCGGTCGTCCACGTTGACCCAGTACTGGTAGAAATCCCAGGGCGAGGTCAGGCTCGGGTCCATGTAGATGGCGCCCTTCTCGGACTTGCCGAACTTGGCGCCGCTGGCGGTGGTCAGCAGCGGGAAGGTCAGGGCGTAGGCCTGGCCCCCGGCCTTCTTGCGCACCAGTTCCGTGCCCGCCGTGATGTTGCCCCACTGGTCCGACCCGCCGATCTGCAAGCGGCAGTCGTGGGCGCGGTACAGGAACTCGAAATCCATGGCCTGGAGAATCTGGTAGCTGAACTCCGTGAAGGAGATGCCCACCTCGTCGCGCTCGATGCGCTGGCGCACCGACTCCTTGGCCATCATGGCGTTGACCGTGAAATGCTTGCCCACGTCGCGCAGGAATTCGACGATGGTCATGCCGCTGGTCCAGTCGTAGTTGTTGACCACGCGGGTGTCGCTGCCGAACAGGGCGTGGACCTGGCCCCGGATGTTCTCGATGTTGGCCTCGATGGTCTCATAGGCCAGCAGCTGGCGCTCCTGATCCTTGCCCGAAGGGTCGCCGATGCGTCCCGTGGCGCCGCCCATGAGCACGATGGGGTCATGCCCCGCACGCTTGAAGCGCAACAGCGCCAGCAGCGGCACCATGTTGCCGATGTGCAGGCTTTTGGCCGTGGGGTCGAAGCCGCAATACAGCGCGCGGCCCGGGGTCTCGAAATGCTTGCGCAGGCCGTCCTCGTCGGAGACCTGGAAAATCAGGCCGCGCCACTTGAGTTCGTCGATGATGTTCATTGCTCGTCCTTTGTGTCGTTATGGCCGGGCCTCGCTGGGGCGCGGCCCCGGCCCCCGCCAGGGGGCGCTGCCCCCTGGACCCCCGCCAGGGGCCAATGGCCCCTGGACCCCGCTCGCCGTTCCGGTCCCGCGCGGCGAAGCGCCGCGCGGGACCGGAACGGGGGGCCAAGGGGAGGCTTCTGGTTGCCCGCTCCCGCCCTCGTTTCTGTCCGTGGCCGGTCGCTCCGTCCCCCAAAGAAAAAGGTCTTTTGGGGAGGAGGGGTGGGGGTGCGGGGGAGGGGAGGGACCCCTTTTCTCCTCAAGAAAAGAGGCCCCTCCCCCGCCCGGCCTCCCCCCAGCCGTGCCCGCGCCCGGCGGCCCGGCGCCCTACTGGGCGCCGGGGCCGTCGGTGCCGAAGGGGGCCTTCCAGGCGGCGGCCAGGGTCTCCACGGGTTCGGCGAGCACGGGGCGGTTGCCCTGGGTGATGGTCAGGGCGTCGCCGCCCACGGTGCCGATGCGCGCGCAGTGCTGCCCGGCGAACAGGGCCTCGAAGGCCGCCGCGTTTTCGGGGCGCACGCTGACCAAGAGCCGCGAGTTGGATTCGGAGTAGAGCAGGTCTGTTTCCTGCATGTCGTCCGGGCAGGCGGGCACGCGGGCCAGATCGATGGTCGCGCCGATGCGCCCGCCGATGCACATTTCGGCCACGGCCACGCCCAGGCCGCCGTCGGACAGGTCGTGGGCGGCGTTGACCAGCCCCTGGCCCATGGCGGCGTGCAGGGTGCGGTAGCGGGTGCGCGCGGCCACGGCGTCCACCTGGGGCACCTCGGAGAACGGGGCCTTGTAGAGCTCGGAGAGTTCCGAGCCGCCCAGTTCGGGGCGCGTCAGGCCCAGCAGGTAGACGTGGTCGCCCTGGGTCTTGAAGTCCGAGGTCACGCAGCGGTTCACGTCGCCGACGATGCCCAGCACGGAGTAGAGCACCGTGGGCGGGATGGAGATCTTCTGCCCGCCGCCGGTGTAGTCGTTCTTCATGGAGTCCTTGCCGGAGATGCAGGGCACGCCGAAGGCCTGGCAGAAGTGGGCCAGGGCCTGGTTGGCGCGCACGAGCTGGGCCAGCTTGTAGTGCCCGTCGGGGGTCTTGTCGCTCTGCACGGGGTCGCACCAGCAGAAGTTGTCGCACCCGGCCATGCGGTCGGGGTCCGCCCCGGTGGCCACGGCGTTGCGGATGGCCTCGTCGATGGCCGAGGCCATCATCCAGTAGGTGTCCAGGCGCGAGAACTTGGGGCAGATGCCGTGGGAGAGCACGAGGCCCTGGTCGGAGCCCAGCACGGGGCGCAGGGCCCCGGCGTCGGAGGGGCCGTCGGCCCGGGCGCCGGTGAGCGGCTTGACCACGCTGCCGCCCTGGACCTCGTGGTCGTACTGGCGCACCACGTATTCCTTGGAGCAGATGTTCAGGCGGCCGAGCATGGTGCGCAGCAGCTTGCCGTGGTCGGCGATGAACAGCGGCATGTAGGGCTCGTCGATGGCGGGGCGCTCCCACACGGCGGCGAGTTCCATCTGCGGCACGCCGTCGTGCAGGAAGTCCATGGGCAGGTAGGCCACGGGGCGCTCGCCGTAGGTGACGTGGAAGTAGCCCGAGTCGGTGAATTCGCCCAGGTGGGAGGCCTCGACGTCCATTTCTTCGGCCAGGGCCAGGAAGGCGGCCAGCTTGTCCTGGGGCACGGCCAGGGTCATGCGCTCCTGGGCCTCGGAGAGCAGGATTTCCCACGGGCGCAGGCCGTCGTACTTGAGCGGCGCGCGCGACACGTCCATGCGGCAGCCGCCGCTCATGCCGGCCATTTCGCCCACGGAGGACGACAGGCCGCCCGCGCCGTTGTCGGTGATGGCGTTGTACAGGCCCATGTCGCGGGCGCGCATGAGGAAGTCGTACATTTTGCGCTGGGTGATGGGGTCGCCGATCTGCACGGCGGTGGCCGGGGAGCCCTCGTGGA
This portion of the Desulfocurvus vexinensis DSM 17965 genome encodes:
- a CDS encoding UbiA-like polyprenyltransferase translates to MHVPALLRMIKIEHSVFALPFAYCGMVLAAGGWPGVVPFVLITVAMVAMRSFAMAVNRLADLPFDAQNPRTQGRELVTGAVSVRQAWVFTAGAALVFVLACAGLNRLCLLLSPVALGLGALYSYTKRFTPLCHFVLGATLGLAPVAAWLGVTAQFTVTAWLLFFAVTFWVAGFDILYACQDVEFDRAQGLHSLPADAGLPTALAVSWMCHVNTAILLGLAGALAGLGWGWWIVWALVSGILVFEHMLFRPDDMRRVNLTFFTLNGVVGVAVLAGVLLGMWI
- a CDS encoding AIR synthase-related protein; this translates as MLCRIELAPRPHVTDSVGLRTARGLHAALGVCVSQCRIIKVFTIQGVDEAGIARILDAGALHDPVLHSVSRTPLAEGFDWAIEVGLRPGVTDNEGRTAREAVALVLGLTKAEAAQVAVYTSTQYLLSGDLDEDDVRRMAGGYLANELIQRYEYKSAAQWAKAPGFEARAARVTGEAHDEVNTIDLDAMDDDGLMAFSRENTLALSLVEMRTIRDHYRDPAVAAARAARGLPAMPTDAELEALAQTWSEHCKHKIFNAKIDYDNRETGARTTVDSLFKTYIAGSTAAIRAARGKADLCLSVFKDNAGVIRFDDEHAVCIKVETHNSPSALDPYGGALTGIVGVNRDPMGTGMGANLVCNTDVFCFASPFWKNELPPRLLHPRRVLEGVREGVEHGGNKSGIPTVNGSIVFHDQYLGKPLVFCGTVGLMPATVAGRPSHEKTVNPGDAIVMTGGRIGKDGIHGATFSSEELHEGSPATAVQIGDPITQRKMYDFLMRARDMGLYNAITDNGAGGLSSSVGEMAGMSGGCRMDVSRAPLKYDGLRPWEILLSEAQERMTLAVPQDKLAAFLALAEEMDVEASHLGEFTDSGYFHVTYGERPVAYLPMDFLHDGVPQMELAAVWERPAIDEPYMPLFIADHGKLLRTMLGRLNICSKEYVVRQYDHEVQGGSVVKPLTGARADGPSDAGALRPVLGSDQGLVLSHGICPKFSRLDTYWMMASAIDEAIRNAVATGADPDRMAGCDNFCWCDPVQSDKTPDGHYKLAQLVRANQALAHFCQAFGVPCISGKDSMKNDYTGGGQKISIPPTVLYSVLGIVGDVNRCVTSDFKTQGDHVYLLGLTRPELGGSELSELYKAPFSEVPQVDAVAARTRYRTLHAAMGQGLVNAAHDLSDGGLGVAVAEMCIGGRIGATIDLARVPACPDDMQETDLLYSESNSRLLVSVRPENAAAFEALFAGQHCARIGTVGGDALTITQGNRPVLAEPVETLAAAWKAPFGTDGPGAQ
- the tyrS gene encoding tyrosine--tRNA ligase yields the protein MNIIDELKWRGLIFQVSDEDGLRKHFETPGRALYCGFDPTAKSLHIGNMVPLLALLRFKRAGHDPIVLMGGATGRIGDPSGKDQERQLLAYETIEANIENIRGQVHALFGSDTRVVNNYDWTSGMTIVEFLRDVGKHFTVNAMMAKESVRQRIERDEVGISFTEFSYQILQAMDFEFLYRAHDCRLQIGGSDQWGNITAGTELVRKKAGGQAYALTFPLLTTASGAKFGKSEKGAIYMDPSLTSPWDFYQYWVNVDDRDVVKLLKVFTFKGQEEIAALAARVAEAPQLREAQRALAAEMTAMVHGADELAKIETAVEVLFGAGDPAGADAPTLRAALGSAPQVAYAAAELPPLAQILVDLGLCKSKGAARKDIEAGAVRVNMQPVADQLFTPGAGDFLHGEVLLVRKGKKHWGLVTLR